The Chloroflexus aggregans DSM 9485 genome segment TGGGTCCATGCTGCACAGGCAATTGCCGCATCCGGCGGTGATATTTGCTTCCAGACAGCGTCCCGTATTCGTTGTCCGGCACTGCTGATCAACGGTGATGGTGAACGGAACAATCTACCCTCTGATGTGCAACGATTGGCCGCAACTATCCCCAATTGCCGGCTTGAGTTTGTAACTAATAGCGGCCATGCGATCCAAGAGGATCAACCGGAAGAACTGATCCGGCTGATCCGACAGTTTCTCGCCCAGCTAGCACTGTAGTTTCAGTAGTGACTAACGTGCCGGTTCACTCACCCGCTACGAGTCGGTACACACTGCCGGCACGGTCGAGCAGGTAGATTTCGCCATCCTCATCTAACCCAAACGAAGTCGTCTGAAGGTTCAGGCGTGCCACCAGTGCGTGTCGCCATTCGCCCGTATTCCTCCACAAAGCCCACAGATTACCGGTACAAAAGTCGGCATAGAAGTAGACGCCGGTGAGTGCCGGTTGGCGTATACCGCGATACACTTCACCGCCGGTTACCGAACAACCACCGATGGCGCTGTCGTGTGGATAGACGGTGACCGGCATGACCAACCCACTCGGATCACACGTCGCCGGTCGGTAGCATTGTTCACCTTCCATCAATCGCCAACCATAATTGAGGCCGGCAGCATTCGCCGGTACAGCATTGACCTCTTCCCACGCATTTTGACCAACATCGGCGATAAAGAGAATGTTATCAACCGCGTCGAAGGTAAAACGCCATGGGTTACGTAAGCCGTAAGCCCAAATCTCCGGTAAAGCACCGTTGCGGTTGAGGAAGGGGTTATCGGCAGGAATAGCATACGGCTGGCCCTTATCAACATCGATCCGTAAGAGTTTACCTAACAGCGTATCGAGCCGTTGCCCGGCGTCGAGTGGGTCGCCGGCGCCGCCACCATCACCTGTACCGATATAGAGATAACCATCTGGGCCAAACAAGAGTAAACCGCCGTTGTGATTGGCTGCCGGCTGGTCGATCCGTAGCAATTCGCGGCCACTCGCCGGATCGGCCCGATTGGGATCGGTACTGACTCGGTATTCAGCAACGACCGTATCACCATTTCGGTCGGTATAATTGACAAAAAAGCGACCATTGTTGGCAAATTGGGGATGGAAGGCGATGCTCAGTAAGCCCTGCTCGTTTCCGCGCGATCCCACTTGCGCGCGCAGATCGAGAAACGGTTCACTGAGCCGTTGTCCATCGTATATAACCCAAATCTGTCCTTCCTGTTCGACCACAAATAAGCGCCGACTACCATCTCCAGCGTTCGTGAGGTGGGTTGGACGACGAAAGTTATCGGCAATCTTCTCGAGCGAATAGGTGAGGGTGATCGGATCGATGGCTGCTGTCGGTGTGGATGTGGGTGGATCTACCGATGGCTGTATAGGTACCGAGGTTGGTGGCACGGTTGGGATAGGAACGGTTTGTGTGGCGACCGGTGTCGTGGGCGGCAAGGTGGGTTGTGCTGTTGGGTTATTGGAGGCGACGGTACAAGCCGTTAGAGCAATAGTACCAAGAACGATGAACCAAATTGTGTAGCGCATTCTTACCTTCACCTCCCGGCCCTCTCGCCCGCACGACGGGCGAGGGGCGTAAACACCCTCTGCGATTTTGCCCCTTCGTGAAGGTACGGCAAGGCCGTGCCCCTCCAGCCCTGCGTGTGGGGACGGCATGCCGTGCCCGGACGGGTGGCGCGCTGGGCGTCCGCACCCTCTGCGCCTTTGCGCCCTTTGCGCCTTTGCGTTACCCGCTTTGCGCCTTTGTGAGGGGACGGCATTGCCGTGTCCCTACAGTCCTGCGTGAGGGGACGGCATTGCCGTGCCCCTACAGGTGGCGCGCTGGGCGTCCGCACCCTCTGCGCCTTTGCGCCTTTGCGTTACCCGCTTTGCACCTTTGTGAGGGGACGGCATTGCCGTACCCCTCCAGCCCTGCGTGTGGGGACGGTATTGCCGTGCCCCTCCAGCCCTGCGTGTGGGGACGGCATGCCGTGCCCGGACGGGTGGCGCGCTGGGCGTCCGCACCCTCTGCGCCTTTGCGCCCTTTGCGCCTTTGCGTTACCCGCTTTGCGCCTTTGTGAGGGGACGGCATTGCCGTGTCCCTACAGTCCTGCGTGAGGGGACGGCATTGCCGTGCCCCTACAGGTGGCGCGCTGTGCGTCCGCACCCTCTGCGCCTTTGCGCCCTTTGCGCCTTTGCGTTACCCGCTTTGCGCCTTTGTGAAGGGACGGCATTGCCGTACCCCTCCAGCCCTGCGTGTGGGGACGGTATTGCCGTGCCCCTCCAGCCCTGCGTGTGGGGACGGCATGCCGTGCCCGGACGGGTGGCGCGCTGGGCGTCCGCACCCTCTGCGCCTTTGCGCCCTTTGCGCCTTTGCGTTACCCGCTTTGCACCTTTGTGAGGGGACGGCATTGCCGTGTCCCTACAGTCCTGCGTGAGGGGACGGCATTGCCGTGCCCCTACAGGTGGCGCGCTGGGCGTCCGCACCCTCTGCGCCTTTGCGCCTTTGCGTTACCCGCTTTGCACCTTTGTGAGGGGACGGCATTGCCGTGCCCCTCCAGCCCTGCGTGTGGGGACGGTATTGCCGTGCCCCTCCAGCCCTGCGTGAGGGGACGGCATTGCCGTGCCCCTACAGGTGGCGCGCTGGGCGTCCGCACCCTCTGCGCCTTTGCGCTACCCGCTTTGCACCTTTGTGAGGGGACGGCATTGCCGTACCCCTCCAGCCCTGCGTGTGGGGACGGTATTGCCGTGCCCGGACGGGTGGCGCGCTGGGCGTCCGCACCCTCTGCGCCTTTGCGCTACCCGCTTTGCACCTTTGTGAGGGGACGGCATTGCCGTGCCCCTCCAGCCCTGCGTGTGGGGACGGTATTGCCGTGCCCGGACGGGTGGCGCGCTGTGCGTTCGCACCCTCTGCGCCTTTGCGCCCTTTGCGCCTTTGCGTTACCCGCTTTGCACCTTTGCGTTACCCGCTTTGCGCCCTTTGCACCCTCTGCGGCTTTTGCGTGAGCTACGAGCGCCCACCGCGCAAAAATCGCGCTACCAATCCCGGCAACTGTGCCAGCGGCCCGGTCCGTACCCGCGTATGCGGCAATGAATCGAGGAATTGCTGCCCATACTTCTTCGTAAGCAGGCGTCGGTCAAGTACTACGACAATCCCGCGATCGTCACGCGAGCGGATCAAACGCCCAAAACCCTGCTTAAACCGCAGAATACTCTGCGGTACACTGTATTCGTTAAACGGATCGGCAAATTGCTCACTCCGTGCTGCCACCACCGGATCGGTCGGTACAGCGAAGGGGAGCTTCGTAATCACAAGCACCGATAGCGCGTCGCCAACAACATCCACCCCTTCCCAGAAGCTATTCGTACCGAGCAGCACCGAACGGGGAAACTCCTTCAGGCGATCAACCAATGCCCGCCGCGAGCCGTCAATCCCTTGGGCCATAACCCCGATCCTGTGGTCTTCAAGCGGCTCTTGAATAGCTGTGTAAGTTTGGCGTAATGCATTTGATGCAGTAAACAACGCCAACATCCGCCCCTCGGCAGCCACGGCGAGATCGACGATGGCCTGCTCGATCATCTGCTGATACCCACGCTGATTCGGTTCAGGAATATCATTGGGAATATAGACCAGCGCTTGCTGAGCATAATCGAACGGCGAATCTAGCATCAGCTCGGTGCATTCGTCAAGCCCGATCCGACTCTTGACGAAGCTGAAATCGCCGGTAATGCTCAGGGTAGCCGAAGCGAGAATACTCGTCTGCTTTTGTGCAAACAGTTGGCTCTGCAAAATCTCTGCTACACTTAGCGGGGCTGCCGTTAGCGTAAGCGTATCGCGTTGACGATCATACGTCAACCAGCAGATACTATCATCATCGCCGAAGATGATGTGACCGCTACGTACCCGAACATCGGTCGCAAACCGGCGTAGCACCTCGGTGCGTACCAGCACATCGTTGAGTGCGCCGGTTGTCTCGTTCAACTCACGCACCTGCTCTTCGATCACGGCCAGCTCGTTGCCAATTGCGGCCAGTATATCGTTCAAATTCTGCCAGGCCTGCGTAATCGCTTGCCATTCTGGCCGCTGCCGTACACTCTTCGTCAACCGCAAGCGCGGATCGTATTGACCAGCCTCGGTATCAAGCTGGACGAAGCGGGTAAGCAGGTTAAAACAATCGTAGATCGCAGTACGGGCCCGAATTAACGTCGGACGCATCCGTTCAATCGCTGCATTGATCCGTTCACCAGCCGCACCACCGCCACCGATTTCGTTCAACACCGTCGGCAGCTCGCTAAGCAAGCCACTTACCACCTGCACGCCACCGGTCTGGAACAGATCATCGAGAAACTTCAGCAAGCCGGCTTGGTCGAGATTGAAGCTGAGCTGATCGGTTGCCACATCCTCCAAGTTATGCGCTTCATCGATAATCAGATGATCGTAAGGTGGCAGTACTTGCGACGCCGCTGCCAAATCCGCAATCAGAAGAGCATGATTCACCACCACCAAGTGGGATGCCTCGGCGGCTCGGCGGGCGCGGAAAAAATAGCACTCACGAAAATGCGGACAACGACTACCGGTGCATGTCTCCACCGTCACGTTCAGCTTATTCCAAGCCGCCTGTTCACGATCGATCAACGGTAATTCGGTACGATCGCCACTGGTGGTAGAGGGGAGCCAGAGTTGAATCTTGAGCAGCGCGCGAACCTCTTCGACCGTAAGATTCTCACTACGACGTAATTCATGGTAGCGTTTGAGGCAGAGGTAATTGCTCCGCCCCTTGAGCAGCGCAGCCCGAAACGGTGGCAAACCGGCAGCGGCAAAGATTCGTTGCAAGTCGGGAATGTCTTTATTGTAAAGTTGATCTTGCAGATTGATCGTGTTGGTCGAAATCACAACCCGCTCGCCTCGTTGGGTTGCGTACAACGCTGCCGGCACAAGATAGGCCATACTTTTACCGGTACCGGTACCTGCTTCCACCATTAATGGCTCACTGCAGTTGAATGCTGCGGCTACTGCACGGGCCATCTCGACTTGTGGTGGACGCGCTTCGTAGCCGGGGAAGGTCCGACCGAACGGGCCATCGGGGCTGAAGAATGCACCGATGGCGTCGAGATCGAGCGGACGCTGATCACCGGTTGGCCGTAAAGGCGTTGGTTCAGGAGTCAGCGCATCGGCTGGTTCCGGTGGCGCAGCGATTGGTTCGAGAAAAGCATTCCGCGCCTTTTGGCGCAAGGCCTCTTCAAAGAGATCGCGTAATGGCAACCCGATCTTGCTCATCAATCGCACCATCTCGCCCAACGTCGCCAGATCGAGTTGGAGCATCCGCTCGCTCAGCACCGCAAAGAGCTGGGCCGCGACTTCAGCATCATTAAGGGCACGATGGGCATCAGGATGAGGAATACCGAGTCGGGCGGCCAATGCCGATAACTTATAGCTTGTTGCTTGCGGTAAAAGGAGGGTCGCCAGCTCAAACGTGTCATAGATAGGCTGGTTGAAGTTCATGCCCTGCGCCCGCAGCATCATCAGATCAAACCCAATTGAATGGCCAACAATCGGGCGATTACCGATAAAGCGGGCCAGATCGGCGCCAATTTCGTTGAAACGAGGAGCCTGCGCCAGCGCCGCCGGGTCAATGCCGGTCAAGCGCGTAATTTTGAGTGGTACCGATTGTCGTGGACGTACCAGTCGCTCAAAGCGGTCGAGAATGTCGCGTCCACGAAAAGTAACGGCCGCTACTTCGATAATTTCATCAAGACCGCTTTGTAGACCGGTCGTTTCAACATCAATCGCAACGTAAATACGGTTGTTCATGCACAGATCGCTGTTGGGCTAGGAGATTGGGTGCCGATTGGCGTAGCCCAATTGTACCACGCCCCAGCCGGTGTCGTGCGTCAACGTGACGTGTTACCGACCAAGAAAGGCGTAACCTGTGCGATGAATGCTTCCGGTTGCTCGTCTTGCACCAGCAGACTAGCTTGTGCGATCGTGACCACCTTGACCCCGGTACGGCTACGAACAAAGTTGCTGACCAGCCGTAACGGGCTGATGGTTGCATCGCTGCCCCAGACCAGGAGGGTTGGGATTGTCAATCGGGCAAATGCTTGGGCAATGTTGCAGTTGAGCAGCCCACTAAGAAAACAGATCGGAGCATAGTAAGCTCCGGGTTGACGACAGGTGCGGTAGTATGCCTCGATGCGTTCACGGGTGACATTTGCCGGATTGGCGTAGGCCTGTCTGGTGAGAAAAAGACGAATGCTGGTGCGCGTAGTGAGGAGCCGATAGAGAATCCTGCCGATTGGGCTGCGAAGGTATTGGTAGATCGTATACGCACCAATACCGGGACTACGGTCGAGTTGACCGATCCCGGTTGGACAGATCAAGACCAGCCGACTGACCAATTCAGGCCGATGTGCTGCGGCTACGACCGCGTAGGCAGCGCCGAGTGAACTGGCGATCACGGCAACTGGGGCAGTTGGAGTGCCGATGCGTTCGATCAACGCCTGGATCAGATCGACGTAGATCGCAGCGCGATAACGCCATTGTGGGCGGCTCGAGTTTCCGTAGCCTAACAAGTCGCAGGCATGCACCTGAAAGTGCTGGCTTAACCGTTGAAATGGTTCACGCATCTCGAAAACCGATGCAGCAGCATTGATGCTGTGGATGAGCAATACCGGTTGACCGGTGCCGGTCTGGTACATGGCAACCTCTTCATCTCGC includes the following:
- a CDS encoding PQQ-dependent sugar dehydrogenase; its protein translation is MRYTIWFIVLGTIALTACTVASNNPTAQPTLPPTTPVATQTVPIPTVPPTSVPIQPSVDPPTSTPTAAIDPITLTYSLEKIADNFRRPTHLTNAGDGSRRLFVVEQEGQIWVIYDGQRLSEPFLDLRAQVGSRGNEQGLLSIAFHPQFANNGRFFVNYTDRNGDTVVAEYRVSTDPNRADPASGRELLRIDQPAANHNGGLLLFGPDGYLYIGTGDGGGAGDPLDAGQRLDTLLGKLLRIDVDKGQPYAIPADNPFLNRNGALPEIWAYGLRNPWRFTFDAVDNILFIADVGQNAWEEVNAVPANAAGLNYGWRLMEGEQCYRPATCDPSGLVMPVTVYPHDSAIGGCSVTGGEVYRGIRQPALTGVYFYADFCTGNLWALWRNTGEWRHALVARLNLQTTSFGLDEDGEIYLLDRAGSVYRLVAGE
- a CDS encoding helicase C-terminal domain-containing protein; its protein translation is MNNRIYVAIDVETTGLQSGLDEIIEVAAVTFRGRDILDRFERLVRPRQSVPLKITRLTGIDPAALAQAPRFNEIGADLARFIGNRPIVGHSIGFDLMMLRAQGMNFNQPIYDTFELATLLLPQATSYKLSALAARLGIPHPDAHRALNDAEVAAQLFAVLSERMLQLDLATLGEMVRLMSKIGLPLRDLFEEALRQKARNAFLEPIAAPPEPADALTPEPTPLRPTGDQRPLDLDAIGAFFSPDGPFGRTFPGYEARPPQVEMARAVAAAFNCSEPLMVEAGTGTGKSMAYLVPAALYATQRGERVVISTNTINLQDQLYNKDIPDLQRIFAAAGLPPFRAALLKGRSNYLCLKRYHELRRSENLTVEEVRALLKIQLWLPSTTSGDRTELPLIDREQAAWNKLNVTVETCTGSRCPHFRECYFFRARRAAEASHLVVVNHALLIADLAAASQVLPPYDHLIIDEAHNLEDVATDQLSFNLDQAGLLKFLDDLFQTGGVQVVSGLLSELPTVLNEIGGGGAAGERINAAIERMRPTLIRARTAIYDCFNLLTRFVQLDTEAGQYDPRLRLTKSVRQRPEWQAITQAWQNLNDILAAIGNELAVIEEQVRELNETTGALNDVLVRTEVLRRFATDVRVRSGHIIFGDDDSICWLTYDRQRDTLTLTAAPLSVAEILQSQLFAQKQTSILASATLSITGDFSFVKSRIGLDECTELMLDSPFDYAQQALVYIPNDIPEPNQRGYQQMIEQAIVDLAVAAEGRMLALFTASNALRQTYTAIQEPLEDHRIGVMAQGIDGSRRALVDRLKEFPRSVLLGTNSFWEGVDVVGDALSVLVITKLPFAVPTDPVVAARSEQFADPFNEYSVPQSILRFKQGFGRLIRSRDDRGIVVVLDRRLLTKKYGQQFLDSLPHTRVRTGPLAQLPGLVARFLRGGRS
- a CDS encoding alpha/beta fold hydrolase; the protein is MTYKSLLPLLPIQPTFFTWRDEEVAMYQTGTGQPVLLIHSINAAASVFEMREPFQRLSQHFQVHACDLLGYGNSSRPQWRYRAAIYVDLIQALIERIGTPTAPVAVIASSLGAAYAVVAAAHRPELVSRLVLICPTGIGQLDRSPGIGAYTIYQYLRSPIGRILYRLLTTRTSIRLFLTRQAYANPANVTRERIEAYYRTCRQPGAYYAPICFLSGLLNCNIAQAFARLTIPTLLVWGSDATISPLRLVSNFVRSRTGVKVVTIAQASLLVQDEQPEAFIAQVTPFLVGNTSR